From Bufo gargarizans isolate SCDJY-AF-19 chromosome 10, ASM1485885v1, whole genome shotgun sequence, the proteins below share one genomic window:
- the LOC122920740 gene encoding catalase-like: MTTEEGTRLAGVDPSYATRDLYCAIKNGNFPQWSLEMQIMTQEQSEAMPCCFSDITREWDPITHPLMEVAVLTLDRNPNNHFLDVEQAAFCPGNLCPGIEGFLDKTFQARAFAYADAQRYRLGANFAQLEVNRPKVCVNNYQQDGLMAFHQVGKTNYYPNTTGGPQPNPKFKETVFKVCGDVDRYDCCEDHFSQSQAFYNAMEEDHKDRTAQNFADSISRASPEIQERTLEYLNSIDPDLMSRVAARVTQIPECGTP; the protein is encoded by the exons ATGACCACAGAAGAAGGCACTCGATTAGCTGGAGTTGATCCATCGTATGCAACCagggatttgtattgtgcaataAAGAATGGAAATTTCCCACAATGGAGCCTGGAAATGCAAATTATGACCCAGGAACAAAGCGAGGCAATGCCCTGTTGCTTCTCTGACATCACTAGG GAATGGGATCCTATCACTCACCCCTTGATGGAAGTAGCAGTACTCACTTTAGATAGAAACCCTAATAACCATTTCTTAGATGTGGAACAGGCGGCCTTTTGCCCGGGTAACTTATGTCCAGGAATAGAGGGATTCCTGGATAAAACATTCCAG GCTCGTGCGTTTGCCTACGCTGATGCGCAGAGGTATCGTTTGGGAGCAAACTTTGCACAACTGGAAGTGAATCGTCCCAAGGTTTGTGTGAACAATTACCAGCAGGATGGACTCATGGCCTTCCACCAAG TGGGCAAAACCAATTACTATCCCAACACAACCGGAGGTCCACAACCTAACCCAAAATTCAAGGAGACTGTGTTCAAAGTCTGCGGTGATGTGGACAGATACGACTGCTGTGAGGATCATTTCAGCCAG TCTCAGGCCTTCTATAACGCAATGGAAGAAGATCACAAGGATAGAACTGCACAAAATTTTGCAGATAGTATTTCTAGGGCAAGCCCTGAAATACAGGAACGGACG cttgAATACTTGAATTCGATAGATCCCGACCTCATGAGCAGAGTGGCTGCACGGGTCACTCAGATTCCAGAGTGTGGAACTCCATAG
- the LOC122920782 gene encoding vegetative catalase-like, with translation MFGSQTCEETCYSEEPALLTTSAGAPIADGSRSLTVGKCGPLVMSDHLTLEELAHFNRERIPERVVHARGTGAFGTLEITRDITHLTKAAMFSEVGKKMPVCVRFSTTTLSKGSADTVQDFRGLAAKCYTKEGNVDFVCISSPVFFTCDPRKFASLNHAMKPDPKTDLINHNSFWDFMTLTPESAFAKQHHSC, from the exons ATGTTTGGTTCTCAAACTTGTGAAGAAACCTGTTATTCTGAAGag CCCGCTCTGCTGACCACCAGTGCTGGGGCCCCCATTGCAGATGGATCAAGGTCTCTGACCGTGGGCAAATGTGGGCCCTTAGTGATGTCTGATCATTTGACACTTGAAGAACTCGCCCATTTTAACCGAGAGAGGATTCCAGAGAGAGTTGTACATGCTAGGGGAACTG GAGCATTCGGAACACTTGAGATCACTCGTGATATCACTCATTTGACCAAAGCAGCAATGTTCAGTGAAGTTGGAAAGAAAATGCCAGTGTGTGTTCGATTCTCCACTACAA CTCTGTCAAAAGGATCTGCGGATACTGTACAAGATTTTCGTGGACTGGCTGCAAAGTGTTATACAAAGGAAGGGAACGTCGATTTTGTTTGCATCAGCTCTCCAGTATTCTTCACCTGTGATCCTAGGAAG TTCGCGTCTCTCAATCATGCCATGAAACCCGATCCGAAGACTGATCTTATAAATCACAACAGCTTTTGGGATTTTATGACCCTGACCCCAGAGTCTGCATTTGCG aaacagcaccactcttgttGA